A stretch of Coleofasciculaceae cyanobacterium DNA encodes these proteins:
- a CDS encoding CocE/NonD family hydrolase, translating into MVKIIKQTASMQTSDRVRLDADIYRPDTDEKLPILLMRQPYGREIASTVVYAHPRWYAAQGYIVVIQDVRGRGTSQGEFDLFTHEVTDGLDTCNWVSQLLDSTGKVGMYGFSYQGMTQLYTAAHQPKCLKAIAPAMVAYDLCTDWAYENGAFCLFANLAWAIQLAGETARLKGDRAAYRELRAASRNLPLNGSIPANPELMKELAPDSFYHQWLNNPNPNAEYWQKRSPKYLLENVDLPMLHVGGWFDPYLRGTLNLYQAMIAQGKQPQHLLVGPWAHLPWGRKLGAVDYGIQAQNPLDEIQIRWFDHWLKGKDTGLLQESPLCLFEMGSNQWREFDSLPKTQKIYYLASDGQASIREDSGMLWEYEEARDISVPELLEIDLSQTITEFENNTDILVHDPWRPVPALGGHSTYPGGTFDRSALDCRSDILTYTSAYLESDLHIAGAIMLEVYCTVENPSFDLCAVLSTVNPDGTVFNFTQGYIRVVTSDSDTALIKIPLQATCMCIAAGKSLRLSLSAACFPAYPVNPGNSKLPDESGLMDESIITLLIHSGDNYPSRLIINFSTE; encoded by the coding sequence ATGGTCAAAATCATCAAACAGACGGCATCAATGCAGACGAGCGATCGCGTTAGATTGGATGCAGATATTTATCGTCCTGACACGGATGAGAAATTACCGATTCTATTGATGCGCCAGCCTTACGGTAGAGAAATTGCTTCTACAGTGGTTTATGCTCATCCTCGTTGGTATGCAGCCCAAGGCTATATTGTAGTGATCCAAGATGTACGCGGCAGAGGAACATCTCAAGGTGAGTTCGATCTGTTTACCCACGAAGTTACTGATGGTTTAGATACGTGCAACTGGGTGTCTCAATTACTTGACAGTACAGGAAAAGTAGGAATGTACGGTTTTTCCTATCAGGGAATGACGCAGCTATATACCGCAGCGCACCAGCCAAAATGTTTAAAGGCGATCGCTCCTGCTATGGTAGCCTACGATCTTTGTACCGACTGGGCTTATGAAAACGGGGCATTTTGTCTATTTGCTAATTTAGCTTGGGCAATTCAACTAGCAGGGGAAACAGCACGCCTCAAAGGAGATCGTGCAGCTTACCGAGAATTACGCGCTGCCTCCCGTAACTTGCCGTTAAATGGTTCTATTCCTGCCAATCCCGAACTGATGAAAGAGCTAGCCCCAGACTCCTTTTATCATCAGTGGTTAAATAACCCTAATCCTAATGCGGAATATTGGCAAAAGCGATCGCCTAAATATCTGCTAGAAAACGTAGATCTTCCCATGCTGCACGTTGGCGGTTGGTTCGATCCTTATTTACGGGGGACATTAAATCTTTATCAGGCAATGATAGCCCAAGGTAAACAACCACAGCATCTTTTGGTTGGGCCTTGGGCGCATCTTCCTTGGGGTAGAAAACTGGGTGCAGTTGACTATGGCATTCAAGCCCAAAATCCCCTTGATGAGATCCAGATTCGCTGGTTCGATCATTGGCTCAAAGGAAAAGATACAGGACTACTGCAAGAATCGCCGCTGTGTCTGTTTGAAATGGGCAGTAACCAATGGCGAGAGTTCGATAGTTTACCTAAAACTCAAAAAATTTATTACTTGGCTAGTGATGGACAAGCAAGTATTAGAGAAGATAGCGGAATGCTTTGGGAGTATGAAGAGGCAAGGGATATTTCTGTGCCCGAGTTATTAGAAATCGATCTTAGTCAAACAATTACAGAATTCGAGAATAATACAGATATTTTAGTTCATGACCCCTGGCGACCAGTACCCGCCTTAGGAGGACATTCTACCTATCCTGGAGGCACTTTTGACCGCTCTGCTTTAGACTGTCGTTCAGATATTCTGACCTATACATCGGCTTATCTAGAATCAGATTTACATATTGCGGGAGCAATAATGTTAGAAGTCTACTGTACTGTGGAAAATCCTAGTTTCGATCTTTGTGCTGTTTTGTCTACCGTAAATCCTGACGGTACCGTGTTTAATTTCACACAGGGTTACATTCGCGTAGTTACCTCAGATTCCGATACCGCCCTAATCAAAATTCCTTTGCAGGCTACCTGTATGTGTATTGCAGCAGGGAAGAGCTTGCGTCTCAGTTTAAGTGCCGCTTGCTTTCCTGCCTATCCCGTCAATCCTGGTAATAGCAAGCTACCTGACGAATCAGGTTTGATGGATGAGTCGATAATCA
- a CDS encoding lytic transglycosylase domain-containing protein: protein MRKSFNSKNFLLITISLISTVIGSTALIFAYKINSNSTQDARQIFPEQPAVALNESTTNTRKSFLLAADLIERKQGKEALAELQGLEREYPLLAAYVLLAKSKAYQLEQNSEAAEKTWQKLVRKYPTSAAAAEALYLLGKSNSAYWQQAIAQFPAHPRTHEIIRQQLSLNPNQPHLMAVLVKYTPDEPGVDQMRNRLVEEYASQLTPEEWEAIADSYWLKWDYAEAGKAYAKAPITSQNLYRAGRGYHLGNDRTTAKQYYLQLIQQYPHAEDTGWGLRRIATLVSQTEAVTYLDRAIKQFPAQAPEALVEKAQFLEALNSPNSAANARQTLLTDYKHSEAAANYRWDIASKKAETGDLVTAWQWAQPIVVNNPNSLVAPKAGFWIAKWAEKLNRPQDANTAYKSVLARFPRSYYAWRSAVALGWNVGDFTTVRHQDPQVVKTSKITPPGGSETFQELYQLGLEPQAWAQFQTEISDRTELTIAEDFTKGLLKLYQGKNLRGINQIWYLQDRDSPKDQQQWQQLRQTPEYWQALYPFPYEQTILKWSQQRQLNPLLVTSLIRQESRFEPEIESSAGALGLMQVMPPTGEAAAKNIGLSSYSLIEPEDNVNIGTYYLDFTHEKYGNNSMLAVASYNAGPNAVAQWVSRYGLQDADEFVAKIPYPETQGYVESVFENYWNYLLVYNPEVGKLFKQINEQ from the coding sequence ATGCGGAAATCATTTAATAGCAAGAATTTTTTATTAATTACTATTAGCTTGATATCAACAGTAATAGGCTCAACAGCTTTAATTTTTGCTTATAAAATAAATTCAAATTCTACGCAAGATGCCAGACAAATTTTCCCTGAGCAACCAGCAGTTGCCCTAAATGAATCGACTACAAATACTCGCAAGAGTTTTTTACTTGCAGCAGATTTAATTGAGCGCAAACAGGGTAAAGAAGCTCTAGCAGAATTGCAGGGTTTAGAGCGGGAATATCCTTTGCTGGCTGCTTATGTTTTGCTTGCTAAAAGTAAAGCCTATCAGCTCGAACAAAACTCTGAAGCAGCGGAAAAGACTTGGCAGAAATTAGTCAGGAAATATCCTACTTCTGCTGCTGCTGCTGAAGCACTATATTTATTGGGTAAATCTAATTCTGCTTATTGGCAACAGGCGATCGCGCAATTTCCGGCTCATCCCCGCACACATGAAATTATCCGCCAGCAGTTAAGCTTAAATCCGAACCAACCGCATTTGATGGCAGTCTTGGTTAAATATACTCCTGACGAGCCTGGGGTAGACCAAATGAGAAATCGTTTAGTTGAAGAATATGCCAGCCAGTTGACTCCTGAAGAGTGGGAGGCGATCGCCGATAGTTATTGGTTGAAATGGGACTACGCTGAGGCAGGCAAAGCCTACGCTAAAGCTCCTATTACTTCTCAAAATCTTTACCGTGCGGGCAGAGGATATCATCTAGGCAATGATCGAACCACCGCTAAACAATATTATCTTCAGTTAATTCAACAATATCCTCATGCCGAGGATACAGGCTGGGGTTTACGCCGTATCGCCACCTTAGTCAGTCAAACAGAAGCGGTGACTTATCTGGATCGGGCAATTAAGCAATTCCCCGCACAAGCACCAGAAGCCCTGGTTGAAAAAGCACAATTTCTTGAAGCACTCAATAGTCCCAACTCCGCTGCCAATGCCCGACAAACTCTATTAACCGACTATAAACACTCTGAAGCAGCAGCTAACTATCGCTGGGACATTGCCAGTAAGAAAGCTGAAACGGGAGATTTGGTCACCGCCTGGCAATGGGCGCAACCGATTGTAGTTAATAATCCTAACAGTTTAGTAGCACCCAAAGCTGGTTTTTGGATTGCTAAATGGGCAGAAAAGCTCAATCGTCCCCAAGATGCCAATACCGCCTATAAATCAGTCTTGGCACGGTTTCCCCGATCATATTATGCCTGGCGTTCGGCGGTAGCTTTAGGATGGAATGTAGGAGACTTTACCACAGTACGCCATCAAGATCCTCAAGTAGTTAAAACCAGCAAAATAACTCCTCCAGGAGGCTCAGAAACCTTCCAGGAATTATATCAACTAGGGCTAGAACCACAAGCTTGGGCGCAATTTCAAACTGAAATTAGCGATCGCACCGAATTAACGATTGCAGAAGACTTTACTAAAGGCTTATTGAAACTATATCAAGGCAAAAATCTGCGGGGTATCAATCAAATCTGGTATCTGCAAGATCGAGATTCGCCCAAAGATCAACAACAATGGCAACAACTACGTCAAACCCCTGAATACTGGCAGGCTTTATATCCGTTTCCCTATGAACAAACTATCTTGAAGTGGTCGCAACAGCGACAGCTTAACCCATTATTAGTTACTTCTTTAATCCGTCAAGAATCACGGTTTGAACCTGAAATCGAGTCTTCTGCTGGGGCATTGGGCTTAATGCAGGTAATGCCTCCTACTGGTGAAGCCGCAGCTAAAAATATTGGCTTATCTAGCTATTCTTTGATTGAGCCTGAAGATAACGTCAACATTGGGACTTATTATCTCGACTTTACCCATGAAAAATACGGCAATAACTCGATGCTGGCGGTGGCTAGCTATAACGCAGGACCAAATGCAGTAGCTCAATGGGTCTCTCGCTATGGGTTACAAGACGCAGATGAGTTTGTCGCAAAAATTCCTTACCCAGAAACACAAGGTTATGTAGAGTCAGTATTTGAAAATTATTGGAACTATCTATTGGTTTATAACCCCGAAGTAGGAAAATTGTTTAAGCAGATTAACGAACAGTAA
- the accC gene encoding acetyl-CoA carboxylase biotin carboxylase subunit — translation MQFDKILIANRGEIALRILHTCAEMGIATVAVHSTIDRQALHVQLADESVCIGPPPSSKSYLNIPNIIAAALTRNATAIHPGYGFLAENARFVEICNDHQLTFIGPSKEAMLAMGDKSTAKKTMQEAGVPTVPGSNGLLRDEDEAKVVAGKIGYPVMIKATAGGGGRGMRLVRDETELVRMFQAAQGEAEAAFGNGGVYLEKFVECPRHIEFQIIADSHGNVVHLGERDCSIQRRHQKLLEEAPSAVLSPELRQKMGDAAVKAAKSINYVGAGTIEFLLDKSGDFYFMEMNTRIQVEHPVTEMVTSIDLIAEQIRVAQGEKLRFTQDQVILKGHAIECRINAEDPKHNFRPHPGRIIAYLPPGGPGVRMDSHVYTDYEIPPYYDSLIGKLIVWGENRDVAIKRMKRALRECAITGVPTTIEFHQRILETPAFLKGEIYTNFIAEHLSD, via the coding sequence ATGCAGTTTGACAAAATTCTGATCGCCAATCGAGGAGAAATTGCTCTACGCATTTTACACACCTGTGCTGAAATGGGCATCGCCACTGTAGCCGTACACTCCACAATCGATCGCCAAGCTCTCCACGTTCAGTTGGCAGATGAAAGTGTCTGTATTGGACCACCTCCATCTAGTAAAAGCTATCTAAATATTCCTAATATTATAGCAGCTGCCCTAACTCGTAATGCTACGGCTATTCATCCTGGCTATGGCTTTTTAGCAGAAAACGCTCGTTTTGTGGAAATTTGCAACGACCACCAGCTAACTTTTATTGGTCCTTCTAAAGAAGCAATGTTGGCGATGGGAGACAAATCTACGGCAAAAAAAACAATGCAGGAAGCGGGAGTACCTACAGTACCTGGTAGTAATGGCTTGTTGCGTGATGAAGACGAAGCCAAGGTCGTTGCAGGAAAGATTGGCTATCCAGTAATGATTAAGGCTACTGCTGGTGGTGGCGGTAGAGGAATGCGCTTGGTGCGAGACGAGACGGAGCTGGTCAGAATGTTTCAGGCTGCTCAAGGAGAAGCAGAAGCAGCTTTTGGCAACGGGGGAGTATATTTAGAGAAGTTTGTTGAATGTCCCCGTCATATTGAGTTTCAGATTATTGCCGACAGCCACGGCAATGTGGTTCATTTAGGAGAAAGAGACTGTTCGATTCAGCGTCGTCACCAGAAATTGCTCGAAGAAGCTCCCAGTGCAGTTCTGAGTCCTGAGTTACGTCAGAAAATGGGAGATGCTGCGGTCAAAGCAGCTAAATCGATTAATTATGTTGGTGCTGGAACAATAGAATTTTTGCTGGATAAATCGGGTGATTTCTACTTTATGGAAATGAATACTCGTATTCAGGTGGAACATCCTGTAACTGAAATGGTAACAAGTATCGATCTGATTGCCGAACAAATTCGCGTCGCTCAGGGAGAAAAACTTAGATTTACTCAAGATCAGGTAATTTTAAAAGGTCATGCGATCGAGTGTCGCATTAATGCCGAAGACCCCAAACATAATTTCCGACCACATCCAGGACGCATTATTGCTTACCTACCCCCAGGAGGCCCTGGAGTAAGAATGGATTCTCACGTCTATACAGACTACGAAATTCCTCCCTACTATGATTCTTTAATTGGCAAACTAATTGTCTGGGGAGAAAATCGCGATGTAGCAATTAAACGGATGAAGCGGGCTTTAAGAGAATGCGCTATTACTGGAGTTCCGACGACGATTGAATTTCACCAGAGAATTTTAGAAACTCCAGCTTTCCTTAAAGGTGAGATCTATACTAACTTTATTGCCGAGCATCTTAGCGATTAG